GTGTAAGGTTGACTAACGGAATAGAAGTCACTGCCTATATTCCGGGTATTGGTCACAACCTTCAGGAGCACTCGGTAGTGCTTGTGCGTGGGGGTCGTGTTAAAGACCTCCCTGGTGTGCGTTACAAAATTATTCGCGGGGCTCTTGACGCAGCAGGTGTTCAGGATCGTCGCAAGTCTCGTTCTAAATACGGAGCAAAAAGACCTAAA
The window above is part of the Thermodesulfatator atlanticus DSM 21156 genome. Proteins encoded here:
- the rpsL gene encoding 30S ribosomal protein S12: MPTINQLIRLGREKRKTKSKSPALQACPQRRGVCTRVYTTTPKKPNSALRKVARVRLTNGIEVTAYIPGIGHNLQEHSVVLVRGGRVKDLPGVRYKIIRGALDAAGVQDRRKSRSKYGAKRPK